In Glycine max cultivar Williams 82 chromosome 15, Glycine_max_v4.0, whole genome shotgun sequence, the DNA window TGAAAAGCAAGCCTTTGAAGCCGCCCAGGTACCTCTGTACAAATGACTTCGTGGAAGGATCATTCCAAAGTGCTTGATCAGACTGCAGAATTCCACGGCCAATCCTCAAATTAGCAAAGTAAGATGTGTCAAATCTGGTTTGACTACCCGTATCAAGAGCCACTCGGTTTGAACCGCCACTATTTTGTGGGCAGAGTGCTCTAAgttgagaaagaaataaagggtTGATGGAAGAGTCAGGACCATTTGCAGTGAAGTTGTATAATCTATTACTGAAGAATTGGCATGCTGTAGTACCAATGCTATGCCCACCTACACATGTATTCaccaaaataaattagttatttcAACTCTATCGTTAACTACTCGTACCTTAGTTTcacatgattttttcttttcgtACATAGAAGATAAAGTTCGAGTAAATTTGAGTGCTTagaatttttcagttttttgtaTACCCGTTGAAAAacgtcttttaattttttaaaacacccTATAAAAATATCCAATTAATCACTtgaaaatgggaaaaaaataagagCCAAAAAAGACGTTTCCTAATGACAATATAAGAAAAGTGACGTGAAAAAGTCAACGATACAGTTTACATATAGTGATTCTATTAGCATTTTGCCACTACGTAGTTAGAACCTCACTTGTCACAAAGCAAAAtcgaattttttttatgatcaagtatcaatttgttagttttattaattaagaaattcgaAGTGATGAACTCTTGGTGAATCTTATATCTACTAAATTGAAATTGTAGTAATGATGATCAATTCATTGATTTGAAGTGTGTAAACAAACTTATACGTGCATGTGATTGTATAAAGTTATTACCGACAAGGGTGACGAGGTCTTGAGTGTTGAGACCCTTTGCTGCGAACTTTTGTTTCTGAACATCAACAGAGTCAAAAGGAGCAGGCAAGTTACTCACATCGGAAGCCTGTGATATGCGTCCATCTCTGCGTCCAGTAGGCACTTGCCAATTCGGTCCACCACTCTGCCATGCAAATTATATAATAAGCCAAATTTTAGTTATAACCTCATTACAtgtatacaaatatattaattaattaattgaactcAACTTGGCAATTGATTCAACTAGTGAATCTAAATGTCTTGCACTTTGCTAACAAAGACATATATATTATGAGATTAATTATTTGCAACATTACATAAATTCAAACATTGATAGATTTTGAGTTAAGTACTACCAGAGAAACGGAATCACGAGCTGCAAGAGCAAGGATATCAGCACAAGACACAACACCGGGGCACGCAGCCTCGAGCTGTGTCTTTGCATTATCAATAACCTCAAATCCTCGTAAACCAAGGTTTGCAAATGCTGTTCTCTCAGTTCCATCACCGGCAATGAGAACAGAAGCATCGCAACCTTGCACAAAGCAATCATGGAAGTGCATCCGAAGCAACCCAGCAGCCAAGGTAGGATCAGACCTAACGTGGGATTGAACTGTGGACCTAACAATGAACTCAGCCCGTGGGCATGTACTCGAATAGAACCCTACACGCGTCCCTTGCCCATGCACTGTGTTCACAATGGCCAGAGCAAGCACAAGAAACACTAGTGAGTACAAACTCTGTCCCTCCATTTTTGGGAGGAAATTAACAGTTGTAAATGTAATGGATAATATTTGTTTAGGCACTTAGTGAGAGAGTGTGTGATGAGGAGGAGGAGGTATTTATAAGTGTGGTTTAGTCAACTTTTGGGTAtctcaaaaaaacaaaagtcaacTTTTGGAGAAAGAGTAAGCAAAGCCGGCTACATGCAATGCAAGTGTATTGAAATGATGATATGGCTAAGGGTTCACATACATATGAAACCGAGCTCACGGGTTTTGTCTTGTGCCGAGGCACGGTCTACTGTGATGCAGCTGGTGCAAATAAAAATGATACCGCGTGAGAGTGTGTATTTAGTCAAAGTTTTCCATTTTGGTGACCACCACACCAAAAAGTAGAGCTTTATGCGGGAAAGCTCAATCCTCTACTGAACAAAATTTGTCGACACTGAACTCTGGTAGACTCAAAAGAtataaggaaaagaagaaatatataatataaatataataaattatatattttttagaagctAAACTgaatatttttgtgaaaaattgacCAGATTTCAACGCAACAATTAAGATGTAGTAAAATCTACACTCAAAAGATATTACATTTGGCAATTGAAAGTCGATGTCAAGACTAATTTGTAAACATCTTCCAACCTTAATTTACTAAGTGTCCTTTAGTAAGAATAGAGTCCGAATGATCATTGAGCACTAGATAATATCTCCCAAATGAGGTGATTTTAAAGAGGTTTAAGAGTTTGAGGTCAAAATATTGATGCTAGTAAAaggatgaataaaaatataattaagttaaatagacttattttaaaaagtcaactaatttttttaataatatatatttgtttgcaACCTTTACCATTTCTGTAGGCCTGCCCCAAAGATTCAATTGTGTCAGCTGACAACCAGTTGAATATTTTGACTAAATATAAACCAAAAACTAGTTGATTGTAAACACAATAATTTCTTTATTGATAACTGATAAGATAGATAGTTTCACTAAGAAATGGGGTTCATTTCCTAGATATGATCAGTTCCCATACTATTAAAAGCGTTTAAACATGCAATTTGACTAAATTTGTGGTGAAATGTGATTGTAAGTAGtggacaattttttaaaattttgcatcataaaaaatagtaagaaattaatagttttactcatattatttaaaatcaaaattttaataaattaatattgttttaaattattaattttttgaaaaaagtagaattaagttaaataatttatattgtttaaaatcaatttttttaatattttattaataattggaTGCAAGCATACAATGGAAATCAACATATCTATAAAAGTAacgtaaaataattaatattgcatTCCCATAGTAacgtaaaataattaatattgcatTCCCATAGTACACATATGACATTGTCTTAGATTGAAACTTCTAAGCAATTGTCTATTTTCATCCGTTATTTCCGTTTCGTGCTTATTCTCATCAATCAGGTAATCATATCAACAACTTGTATTTACTCTCCCACAATGAAAAGATCCAACTCGTCATATTTTAAGTTGGCCaatatgaaattttctcattctATAGTATTAGTTATAATTAATGCAAATGTTAGTTGAGAAAACCGCTAAAGAAAACTGTGGACAAGTTGTGTGATACTGTAGCTTTAATATCTACATCACACATATTACAGCTAGCTTTCAATTTATTGTAGACAAATTCAATGACTGAAGCTGCTATATAATGGAAAGGGCTCATCGAATATAATATAACATCAATGGATACAGCCAACAGATAACTTACATCTCAATAAAAGCCAAAATATCTATATAGAAAATTAGCAGgggaaaaaatgttaaaatgatgagaaaaataaaataaaggcttGATGTGTTTGAATTagtatttttcagttttttttttaattaaacgcctttttttgtaaatattattgaaaaaagtgattatttaaaaaagtattaatttcaAACATGTTTCATTAATTTAGATATCAATATATTAAGGTCTCAAGTCGCAACGTATGCGGTTAACttgttttaacattattttatcaGCAATTCCCTTGAGATTTATAGTTTTCGCTAATCTGAATTCTCACCCCCCACATTTTTACAGATTAGGATTTGAACCCGGCAGTTTACAATATATCAAAACTCGATTATGCAATACACACTACTCATGTATACATCTTCCACaacatgaataaatattttaaatttacaaaattgtcaatcacaatatcaaaattaaattattttctttatcaccATATTATATTGATGCAAAGTATCTCCGACACATGTTGACGTTGATAAATTAATTCATCATTCTATGTaaactcaaaaaaattaatatatgggtaattcaattaataattaaaaactatttgtttctctaaaaaaatttaatatttaatttaatcaataattgaGTAAATTGATTTGATGTTATTTAGAAAAGGATTATTATgttgaacaaaatttaatatttattctgTAACTTGTACACTTTCAAGATGAAAATATTTCGTCTGGCCAGACAAAAGAAGCAAATTGTATATGATACACTTCACTGGCAAATGCCAACAGAGAAACAGTTCTAGAagcaatttaattattaattgtttgaAGTGGCTATAAATCTAGTTGATGGCAGAACATATCTTGCGAATTTCACCATCGGTACCGGTTTTCAACTCAATGTTGCCCATTTTCACCATAGACTTCCCAAATTCCACGTTGAATGTTAATCCAAGTAACCCTCTTATTAAGCCCAAGTACCTCTGAACAGTTGTCTTTGTGGAAGCATCACTCCATAGTGCTTGATCAGATTGCAGAATTCCACGAGAATTCCTCAAATTACTATAGTAAGATAAATCAAATTTGGTTTGACTACCCGTATCTAGCGCTACTCGTTTTGAACCGTCACCGTTTTGAGGGCATAGTGATTGTAGTTGGGAAAGAAATGAAGGGTCGATGGAAGGGTCAGGACCATTCGCGGTGAAGTTGTACAATCTGTTACTGAAGAACTGGCAAGCTGTAGTACCAATGGTATGTGCacctatatatatacattagttaacaaaaataaaatccattAATTCAACTTTGTATTGTGAACCTGTATCTTAGTTTCATATAACATATACTTTTGTTTTCATAAAAGATATAGTCGTATGAAGTTAATTTTAGTGTTGATTTTTCCACGGCACTTTTGTTTGTACCTTTTTATAATATCCATTGAAAagcattgttcaattttttttcaaacacgtatccttttaaaaaaatgtcatatcaCTTGACAAtgatagaaaataagaaagaaagaagatgtTATTCTAATGTGCGTTACATATATAAGAAAGTGTAATAAAAAGTGAATAAGTCAACAATTATATTAAAGTTAATGTGAAGTCATTCTATTTGCATTTTGCCACTACCTATAGTTAGAACTGAGCTGTCACAAAGCAACCGTGATATATACTATGTGAAAAGTATGAGTTCGATTTGAAATGATGATCAATTCGATCGTTGACTTGAAGTGTGTAAACAAACTTATATATGTGTAAGTGTAATTACCAACAAGGGTGACGAGGTCTTGAGTGTTGAGGCCCTTTGCTGTGAACTTTTGTTTCTGAACATCAACAGAGTCAAAAGGAGCAGGCAAGTTACTCACGTCGGAAGCCTGTGATATGCGTCCATCTCTGCGTCCAGTAAGCACTTGATAACTCAGTCCACCACTCTGCCATGCAAAAAtgccaaattttaattaattataaacacatacgtacatatatatatatattataagcacgacatgatgcatacaaatatatatattgaactCATCAACTTGgctataatattaattatttgtagtacatatataaattcaaaatggATAGAATTTGAGTGTTGATGAATTACCAGAACAACGGAATCACGAGCAGCAAGAGCAAGGATATCAGCGCAAGACACAACACCGGGGCATGCAGCCTCGAGCTGTTTCTTTGCATCATCAATAACCTCAAATCCTCGTAAACCAAGGTTTGCAAATGCTGTTCTCTCAGTGCCAGAACCGGCAATGAGAACAGAAGCGTCACAACCTTGCACAAAGCAATCATGGAAGTGCATCCGAAGCAACCCAGCAGCCAAAGTACTATCAGAATTAACATGGGTTGTAACTGTGGACTTAACAATGGACTCAGCGCGTGGGCATGTACTCGAATAGAACCCTACACGCGTCCCTTGCCCATGCACTTTGTTCACAATAGCCAAAGCAAGCACAAGAAACACTAGTGAGTACAAACTACGTTCCTCCATTTTTGTGAGGAAATTAAAGGGTTGCAAATGCACCACCCTAAGTGAAGTGAAATGAAATGTTATACGAAATAGATAGTTAAATTTGtgttgaatatgaatataatgtGATGTGGAGAAGGAATTTATAAGGATGGTTTGGTCAACTTTTGGAGAACTAGTAAGCAAAATCGGCTTGTGCAAGTATATAATAAGGGTGCATGAAGCTGGGGTCACGTCTTTTGTCTACTGGGATGCAGTGATAATGCAAATGATTACGCGTAATGGGTGCATTTTGTCAAAGGGtggtgttttctttttcattatccACTTCCACTTGCAATAAGTGGTGGGATATTTCTAAGAAATGCTATTGCACTTGGCTTGTCACGTTCGTAGGCGACGAAGTTGGATGCTGCCGCGAAAAGTACCAAAGAACTTCTCCAGTCTCCACCTTGAGTAAATTACTAACTAAGGGTGTGCTTTTGGAAGAAAAGATAGAAATaatactgaaaaaaaaattattttttttatcgtgaAATtagcatatattttattttattttcatcatcttcattttcattttcatgtttCTTCATTTGAGATATCTCTCTTTTTGGGTGGGAACGAATCTCAACGTGAGTCATGTGTCTGGCCTACCGCactttcttttctaaaaaatatatcttttttctgTGGATGGAATTTTTCGATTGTGATGAGGTTGAAATtatatatcaatattttaatttagtttatcaGAACTAAAGATGAATATTCGTTATCATAAATATTATGCTTTTTAGGAATTaagtttcataaaatttaattttccgAATTTATTGTTTGAACGGAAGATATAGAATTTTCTTTTGGTTCAAATTAGAtgcagaatttgaaaataaatcaattatgaTCAGTTCTATTAACGTAAGAGGCTAGGTAAGggctttctttctctttaaatAACATTGCTGGTTTGAATATTGTGAAGACAAAAAAAGTTCTAAGAGAGCGCGCGCTAGCTTTATTTCTATAAGTGATCGATATGATTCGATTATGACTCATACATATTAGTTGGATTAAAGTGGGTAGCCTCAAAAAGTAAAACCTAAGACAAAATGATTAATTAGTTATGAATATTGTCAcgttaaaaatatgtttatgatATAAGCATTtggaatataataatattttttattataaaataatgatttaaaaattaattaaaaatgcatattttattaacaatattttaagtttcttaaaaattataagtggatccaacaaattaaaataacatggacataatatatatttgattaaaaaattaaatatatactttaattaaaTGGGTCCTTTGAGAATacttttacattaaaattttgaaagtaGAATTTTTTCACCTAtaatttgggggggggggggggggggatgttTTTATTCagtataaacaaaattatttttagagttttctttttcattaatgCCCAAGAATTTTTaggcttttttcttttaagaattatttataacttctctttatttattctctctctgaaatgtttttttacttaatttaaatcCACATGTCATTAATAGTAAAACTCAACTCAAACTTCTTAAATAATGTTTGATATTTGAGCTTTGTGGATAAAGAATTATCCAGAAAAAAGACCACACAAAAATAATAGTCATTCAAATTCCGCGACAACCATTGATAAAGTCGATGAATATACTtcacacaatttaaattttaattggatattaaaatttaaatcttgacCCACCGTTAAAAATGTTGAttctatatattaaataaatcatattttaaaattattttaattttagttaatttcattttgaatttgattttaaattttttcatattatattaaattaatagacttatatattacattatgcaattaaataaatcatgtttatattttCCTCTTTAACTCtgaaaactttatcttttaatttaatatatttcaatctaataaaattaaaattttaattattaataatgaagACATTTATCATCATACTTTGTTCTCTGTATCTATAGTTTTGCTAACCAACAGGGcaatggttaaaaaattaataaaatatttttttattaaaaattatagtaacTAGTGTgtattgataatattaaatatgatatttctaataaaaaaatatttatcgattctttaattattaatttcaacaattaacaaatttattttaattaaaaaaacttttataaagtattgatgtaataatttatttaattgatagACTTGATAATTAAAAAGTTCTCGAAATTAAGTTTTCATCTTTGATTATAAAATAGCTATCTTAAAAGAATAGTCTTTTTTTGTGGTACATAAAATAGGATATTAAGTTCTGTAAACATACAtgcacaaataattttatatcatatcaGGAACGGCAATTATTGTGGAAATAATTATGCGATGTTATATCTCCATATGCATCATTACATGATACATGCACGTGAAATTAAATTGCAGATGTATGAACGACTAGGGATTTTCTCCTTGTAATTATTACTAATTAGGTAGGGATAGCAGGTGGGTCCTGTTTGACAAATAGTAAGTTATCCATTTTCATCAGTCTTCCATCCATGATATACGACACGTTAACATCTTTAAAACTAATCCTTAATTCacgcattaaatatatttttgtcgtggaaattattttattattttagtttttattgttttcctGAAGTATTCTCTTTTTAGAAGTAATAATCATCCTGTTGAAGATACTGTGACACTGTAAATGCGAACAAATATTTGAACCTTAATTTTTCAAGTTGTAGAATACTAATTCCTTCTGTAATTAAGTTCAAATATATGCATAATTgttgttaattagttttaatttttaattagatcttatttcttttaagtcttatatatttatttttattcataaaaataaaaaaaattataataactcacCTATTCTTACACAATGATCAACTTAACTAAAGCTCAAAATCTTATGTATTacttaaaagaatatattataatatcatGTTTTGATATGTATTTAATACAAACGCAAACCTATAACTTAATACTACGTAACACTAGCATTTATGTATCTCTCTTATACTAAGCTGAGTAAATATGTGATAACTAATAACAGCGGAAATGTCGTCCTTCGAATTTCACCATTAGTGGCCGTCATGAGATGTTGGCCATCTTGACCATAGATTTACCAAATCAGACGGTTGAAGCGATGTGTGCCTGAATATTTCTTAACAATTTTCCTTGTGGAAGCATCATTCCAAAGCACCTTATCAGAATGGAACAAATATAATGAAGTAAGACAATTGGCTACCAGTGTCTAGTGCCACTTGCTTCCTTAGTCGTCCATTTAAATTTGTCGCATAAATGGAACAAATATAATGAAGGGTCGATCGAAGGATCCGTACCATTTGAACTGTATATTCTATCTGCGTAGAATTGCCTAGCTGTTCTACCAATCGTGTGCCCGCCTATATATGAGTACATATAAATTAATCACATCAATCTTAATTATTAAGTTGTGGTGCAAATTAAGCCATATATATGATGAAGTCCAACTTTATTAAATTACTCACACGTCAAATCGTgcaatatataaatttacaaaatttgaattattaaaaaGTGCATAGTTACCGGCAAGAACGACGAGGTGTCGGATGTTGAGACCAAGAACAGAAAACTTGTGCTTCTAGATTGCAATGGTATCATTAGGAGCAGGCAAAGCACAGGTTAATTCCCATAACAACGGCATCACGAGCTAGCAGCTAGGGCAAGGATATCAGATATTAAAGATGGACACAACAGCAGGGCAAATATTCTCGATCAGTGCCTTCCTTTGTTCAACAAATTACCACCATCCATTTTACTATAAGCAAAAGTATACTAGACTGAAGTAGTGAAGTGCAAGTTTTGTTGGCCGAGAATGCATGTCAAGTGGTGTAGGTATTTATAGGCTCATTAATTACTATTGCATGAGAATGAGTAAGCAACCAATATGcatgcaatttaattaattttttgttttcataagtCTTTGAACAAGTCCT includes these proteins:
- the LOC100820620 gene encoding cationic peroxidase 2, which produces MEERSLYSLVFLVLALAIVNKVHGQGTRVGFYSSTCPRAESIVKSTVTTHVNSDSTLAAGLLRMHFHDCFVQGCDASVLIAGSGTERTAFANLGLRGFEVIDDAKKQLEAACPGVVSCADILALAARDSVVLSGGLSYQVLTGRRDGRISQASDVSNLPAPFDSVDVQKQKFTAKGLNTQDLVTLVGAHTIGTTACQFFSNRLYNFTANGPDPSIDPSFLSQLQSLCPQNGDGSKRVALDTGSQTKFDLSYYSNLRNSRGILQSDQALWSDASTKTTVQRYLGLIRGLLGLTFNVEFGKSMVKMGNIELKTGTDGEIRKICSAIN
- the LOC100783523 gene encoding cationic peroxidase 2 — encoded protein: MEGQSLYSLVFLVLALAIVNTVHGQGTRVGFYSSTCPRAEFIVRSTVQSHVRSDPTLAAGLLRMHFHDCFVQGCDASVLIAGDGTERTAFANLGLRGFEVIDNAKTQLEAACPGVVSCADILALAARDSVSLSGGPNWQVPTGRRDGRISQASDVSNLPAPFDSVDVQKQKFAAKGLNTQDLVTLVGGHSIGTTACQFFSNRLYNFTANGPDSSINPLFLSQLRALCPQNSGGSNRVALDTGSQTRFDTSYFANLRIGRGILQSDQALWNDPSTKSFVQRYLGGFKGLLFNVEFAKSMVKMSNIELKTGTDGEIRKICSAIN